The following are from one region of the Desulfovibrio desulfuricans genome:
- a CDS encoding DEAD/DEAH box helicase: MADYDSTVNECADSASDAALHGISVSEPDDALPRVTLDELPEAVSAACRRAGWQSLMPVQSLALPYLLAGRDIMVQSRTGSGKTGCYLLPMLPHISADLKAPQALVLAPTRELAVQVEREAAVIFAETGIRTAAVYGGVGYKKQMDALRDGAQVIVGTPGRVLDHLLRRTMELRDLRVLVFDEADRMLSIGFYPDMKEIQSYLPQKRIHTCLFSATYPPHVLKLAREFMAEPAMLSLSQKEVHVAEVQHLFCEVKPMDKDRALVRLLETENPASAIIFCNTKSNVHYVTGVLQGFGYSADELSADLSQSRREAVLEKIREGKLQYLVATDVAARGIDIAQLSHVFLYEPPEDHESYIHRAGRTGRAGAAGTVISLVDVMQRMELDRIAKHYKIGIMPLPLPSDEDVARVAGARLTAILEGRFRNLTGLERMRVGRYAQLARDLATQSDEEDNVLLLAMLLDACHQESLRETRFPDGRPRAAEGQQRQSRQAKPGRSRGGRPKPSGGRSADEVEASPAAPEGQGGSADSGFDSGAGEGNSSHSGKRRRRSSRRRGGNATEGTAGQSADGQGQGSSREGGD, translated from the coding sequence ATGGCCGATTACGATTCCACTGTGAATGAGTGTGCGGATTCCGCTTCTGACGCCGCGTTGCACGGCATTTCCGTCAGCGAACCCGATGACGCCCTGCCCAGGGTTACCCTTGACGAATTGCCCGAGGCCGTGAGTGCGGCCTGCCGCCGGGCCGGCTGGCAAAGCCTTATGCCCGTGCAGTCGCTGGCCTTGCCCTATCTGCTGGCCGGGCGCGACATCATGGTGCAGTCCCGCACTGGCAGCGGCAAGACCGGCTGCTACCTCTTGCCCATGCTTCCCCATATTTCTGCCGACCTCAAGGCCCCGCAGGCTCTGGTGCTGGCCCCCACGCGCGAGCTCGCCGTTCAGGTTGAGCGCGAGGCCGCTGTAATTTTTGCAGAAACAGGCATCCGTACTGCCGCTGTTTATGGCGGCGTGGGCTATAAAAAGCAGATGGATGCCCTGCGCGACGGCGCGCAGGTTATTGTGGGCACGCCCGGTCGTGTGCTTGACCATTTGCTGCGCCGCACCATGGAACTGCGCGACCTGCGCGTTCTGGTTTTTGACGAGGCCGACCGCATGCTTTCCATCGGGTTTTATCCCGACATGAAGGAAATCCAGAGCTATCTGCCGCAAAAGCGCATTCATACCTGCCTGTTCTCCGCCACGTATCCGCCCCATGTGCTCAAGCTGGCGCGTGAATTCATGGCGGAACCGGCCATGCTTTCCCTCTCGCAAAAAGAAGTGCACGTGGCCGAAGTGCAGCACCTCTTTTGCGAGGTGAAGCCCATGGATAAAGACCGGGCGCTCGTGCGCCTGCTGGAAACGGAAAACCCCGCCTCCGCCATTATTTTTTGCAATACCAAGTCCAACGTTCATTATGTGACGGGCGTTTTGCAGGGCTTTGGCTACAGCGCCGACGAGCTTTCCGCGGATCTTTCGCAGTCGCGCCGCGAGGCCGTGCTTGAAAAAATCCGCGAGGGCAAGCTGCAATATCTTGTGGCTACAGATGTTGCGGCGCGCGGCATTGACATCGCGCAGCTCTCGCACGTTTTTCTTTATGAGCCGCCGGAAGATCACGAAAGCTACATCCATCGCGCAGGCCGCACTGGCCGCGCGGGTGCCGCCGGTACGGTCATTTCGCTGGTGGACGTGATGCAGCGCATGGAGCTTGACCGCATCGCAAAACACTACAAGATCGGCATAATGCCCCTGCCTCTGCCTTCGGACGAAGACGTGGCGCGGGTAGCCGGGGCCAGACTGACCGCCATTCTTGAAGGGCGGTTCCGCAATCTGACCGGGCTTGAACGCATGCGCGTTGGGCGCTATGCCCAGCTTGCGCGCGATCTGGCCACGCAGAGCGATGAGGAAGACAACGTGCTGCTTCTGGCCATGCTGCTGGATGCCTGCCATCAGGAAAGCCTGCGCGAAACACGCTTTCCCGATGGGCGGCCTCGCGCCGCCGAGGGCCAGCAGCGTCAGTCGCGTCAGGCAAAGCCGGGCCGTTCACGCGGTGGCCGGCCAAAGCCATCCGGTGGCCGCAGCGCGGACGAAGTGGAAGCCAGCCCCGCTGCCCCTGAAGGGCAGGGCGGATCAGCGGATTCCGGTTTTGATTCCGGCGCTGGCGAGGGCAATTCTTCGCATTCCGGCAAACGCCGTCGCCGTTCCTCGCGACGTCGTGGCGGCAATGCAACCGAGGGTACTGCAGGGCAATCTGCCGACGGGCAGGGCCAGGGTTCGTCCCGCGAGGGCGGAGACTAG
- a CDS encoding bifunctional riboflavin kinase/FAD synthetase → MKIVHSVDALGALAGAAVTIGNFDGVHLGHQALIRRTLEVATQEGLTPVVMTFWPHPRQVLFPERGHMPLTTREDRFALLEALGVPFVLELPFTRELASLDAGTFVQTILEPMHLRRLVVGYDFTLGRNRGGQVTVLRELGALTGFTVEQLEPVLVEGTVVSSTSLRGLIGQGDVARAARLLGRFHGFSGEVVHGDGRGAGLGFPTANQRKPEVVLPVEGVYATRATLEGHAWPAVTCVGRKPTFGDNELGVETFLLEDGKNLYGQMMRLEFVGRVRGEERFASVDALKQRIAQDVKDARSLLAQAAF, encoded by the coding sequence ATGAAAATCGTCCATTCAGTTGACGCGCTGGGCGCCCTCGCGGGTGCCGCCGTCACCATCGGCAATTTCGACGGCGTCCATCTTGGGCATCAGGCTCTTATCCGCCGCACCCTCGAGGTTGCTACGCAGGAAGGCCTGACCCCGGTGGTCATGACCTTCTGGCCGCATCCCCGCCAGGTGCTCTTTCCCGAGCGCGGGCACATGCCCCTCACCACGCGCGAAGACAGGTTCGCCCTGCTTGAAGCGCTGGGTGTTCCCTTTGTGCTTGAGCTGCCCTTTACGCGCGAACTGGCCTCGCTGGATGCCGGAACATTCGTGCAGACCATTCTTGAACCCATGCATCTGCGCCGCCTTGTGGTGGGCTACGATTTTACGCTGGGCCGCAACCGTGGGGGGCAGGTCACGGTGCTGCGCGAGCTTGGCGCACTGACCGGCTTTACCGTGGAGCAGCTTGAACCCGTGCTGGTAGAAGGCACGGTTGTCAGCTCCACGTCTCTGCGCGGGCTCATAGGCCAGGGGGATGTGGCGAGGGCCGCGCGCCTGCTTGGGCGATTCCACGGTTTCAGCGGCGAAGTTGTGCACGGCGATGGGCGCGGGGCTGGCCTGGGCTTTCCCACCGCCAACCAGCGCAAGCCCGAAGTGGTGCTTCCTGTGGAAGGCGTGTACGCCACCCGCGCCACCCTGGAGGGCCACGCATGGCCCGCAGTGACCTGCGTGGGCCGCAAACCCACCTTTGGCGACAACGAGCTTGGTGTTGAAACTTTTTTGCTGGAAGACGGCAAAAACCTTTATGGTCAGATGATGCGCCTGGAGTTTGTGGGCCGTGTGCGTGGTGAAGAACGCTTTGCTTCGGTGGACGCCCTCAAGCAGCGCATTGCCCAGGACGTGAAGGACGCCCGTTCCCTGCTTGCACAGGCTGCATTTTAG